The following are encoded in a window of Candidatus Zixiibacteriota bacterium genomic DNA:
- a CDS encoding PBP1A family penicillin-binding protein, with translation MNDLINEVKVNRKKVIRSILILAALFSILAAIIFYRLYMIYQKDLPSFESLHNIEPSLKTKIYSADGTLLQEYFNENRVLTPYKEIPGKMVDMLLAVEDREFFDHWGVNIGRTLKATLIDLVRWRRAQGASTITQQLARMLFLHRRKTFERKIKEALTAIKLERTYSKEEILQMYLNQYYFGRGAYGLSASARAYFDKSIEDLTVSDCALLVGLLKAPSRYNLVDSTEQALRIRNNSLYSYYDWGKISRREYDSLQELPLELKSPEEQTGRAPYFTELIRQYILDRYGEDQLYSGGLKVISTLHWGLQEQAERAMKEKLDTMQAFYERVYSINNPYYTFLIPAPAGGYARRAYKEIQGAAVAINNENANVLVMVGGKSFVESKFNRATQALRQPGSAFKPFVYTAAMDNGYHPSDIFYDNSIVLNIPGAKEWRPQNFDDEFMGEMTLRDGLRLSRNLIAIKLLLKVTPEQAIFYATKMGITSPLQAVPSLAIGTSEVRLIDLTSAYTVFPNGGIRVPYRYIMKITDRYGNILEDNTNIQKDEVLSAQTAYIMVNMLQSVIDNGTGRGARALGFIRAAAGKTGTSDNFADNWFIGFTPQVTTGVWVGFDDKTSIGKNQTGGANALPIWTAIMQAATDTLPMLDFELPEGIVFADVCLKSGKLATDRCVNVRREVFKANDVPTETCPTHPSRGLYVGPSSTDKYLIPEDSADIYHF, from the coding sequence ATGAACGACTTGATCAATGAAGTTAAAGTAAATCGAAAGAAAGTAATCAGGTCGATTCTTATCCTGGCGGCGCTCTTCTCCATACTTGCGGCGATTATCTTTTATCGATTATATATGATATACCAGAAGGATCTTCCATCTTTCGAGAGTCTTCATAACATTGAACCGTCTCTGAAAACCAAGATTTATTCGGCTGATGGAACCCTTCTTCAGGAGTATTTTAACGAGAATCGTGTCCTCACTCCTTATAAAGAAATTCCCGGGAAGATGGTTGATATGCTGCTCGCGGTTGAGGACAGAGAATTCTTTGACCATTGGGGTGTCAATATTGGGCGGACTCTCAAAGCGACTTTGATTGACTTGGTACGCTGGCGACGCGCCCAGGGTGCTTCCACCATCACCCAGCAACTCGCCAGGATGCTCTTTCTTCATCGCCGGAAAACTTTCGAGAGGAAGATAAAGGAGGCCTTAACCGCGATTAAGTTGGAACGGACCTATTCCAAAGAAGAAATCCTGCAGATGTACCTCAATCAGTACTATTTCGGGCGGGGTGCTTATGGTCTATCAGCCTCCGCTCGGGCCTATTTCGACAAATCGATTGAGGATTTGACCGTCAGTGACTGTGCCCTGCTTGTTGGGCTGCTTAAGGCCCCCAGCCGTTATAATCTTGTCGATTCCACCGAGCAGGCGCTTAGAATTCGCAACAACTCATTATATTCCTATTATGACTGGGGGAAAATATCCAGGAGAGAATATGATTCCCTCCAGGAACTTCCGCTCGAATTGAAATCGCCCGAGGAACAGACCGGGCGCGCCCCTTATTTTACCGAACTCATTCGGCAGTACATTCTCGACAGGTACGGCGAGGATCAGCTCTATTCGGGCGGCCTGAAAGTAATCAGCACTCTCCACTGGGGTCTTCAGGAGCAGGCGGAACGGGCCATGAAAGAAAAGCTCGATACCATGCAGGCCTTCTACGAGCGCGTCTATAGCATCAATAATCCCTATTATACCTTCCTAATTCCCGCGCCGGCTGGAGGATATGCCCGAAGAGCTTATAAGGAAATACAGGGGGCGGCCGTGGCCATAAATAATGAAAATGCCAATGTCCTGGTAATGGTCGGCGGAAAATCATTTGTCGAGAGCAAATTCAACCGGGCCACGCAGGCTTTGCGGCAGCCGGGGTCGGCCTTTAAGCCATTTGTTTATACGGCGGCCATGGACAACGGGTATCACCCCAGCGACATTTTCTATGACAACTCCATTGTCCTCAATATCCCGGGCGCAAAGGAGTGGCGGCCGCAAAATTTCGATGATGAATTCATGGGGGAAATGACCCTGCGCGACGGCCTCCGACTTTCACGCAATCTGATTGCTATTAAACTGCTTCTTAAAGTCACACCCGAGCAGGCGATTTTCTATGCCACCAAGATGGGTATTACTTCACCGCTTCAGGCCGTCCCGTCACTGGCTATCGGCACCAGCGAAGTCAGACTGATTGATCTCACTTCCGCCTATACTGTCTTCCCCAACGGCGGCATCCGCGTCCCCTACCGATATATTATGAAAATAACCGATCGTTACGGCAATATCCTTGAGGATAATACGAATATCCAGAAGGACGAGGTTCTCTCGGCGCAGACAGCCTATATTATGGTGAATATGTTGCAGTCGGTGATCGACAACGGCACCGGCCGCGGCGCCCGTGCCCTCGGATTCATCCGCGCCGCTGCCGGCAAGACGGGAACCTCCGATAATTTCGCCGATAACTGGTTTATCGGTTTTACCCCGCAGGTCACGACCGGGGTCTGGGTCGGATTTGATGATAAGACCTCCATCGGAAAAAATCAGACCGGCGGTGCCAATGCTCTCCCGATCTGGACCGCCATCATGCAAGCGGCAACCGATACTCTCCCAATGCTGGATTTTGAGCTGCCCGAGGGGATTGTGTTCGCCGATGTTTGTCTTAAATCGGGAAAACTGGCCACCGACCGCTGTGTCAATGTCAGACGCGAAGTTTTTAAGGCTAATGATGTCCCCACGGAGACCTGCCCCACTCACCCCTCCCGGGGATTATATGTCGGCCCCTCCAGCACTGATAAGTATCTAATTCCCGAGGACAGCGCCGATATCTATCATTTCTAG
- a CDS encoding thrombospondin type 3 repeat-containing protein, with amino-acid sequence MRKTILFMTGFLVMFAVPHFVHSMTMRAAVSPVVAPDTVMAGVPFSIDIYMNNNDFTRFGHSFTLVLYSPDASIYGVTHQDVAGQGAFHSVEYLSIFQLWDIFNQLTGFSWDGVLPDSINHSALGNRSCSPWPSNLGEQIYMKFHLIINETGRFCIDSVDHAIHAYDWLFESPSPSFHGPYCWTVIGGADSDADGVPDALDNCSSVANPMQEDADGDGIGNVCDNCTDTDHDGYGNPGYPANTCQADNCPALSNPVQEDTDGDGIGDVCDNCIDTDHDGFGNPGYPANTCQVDNCPITPNPGQEDGNGDSIGDACTFASYTEEGEDVQVDLGATVSLTFDSVSQADSTTMTITGDGPEPPSAFEIVPENAPIYYNITTSAAFEGNVQVCINYDATNISPLEESSLRLLHYDTSVWIDITISLDTAANIICGLTSSLSPFSMAIPSYICGDVNKNGIVNIQDITYLINYLYKGGPAPNPKASGNVTGNNVINIQDITYLINYLYKSGPAPKCS; translated from the coding sequence ATGAGAAAGACAATATTGTTTATGACCGGTTTTCTTGTCATGTTTGCCGTTCCGCATTTTGTCCATTCCATGACCATGCGCGCAGCGGTCTCGCCTGTCGTGGCGCCGGATACGGTGATGGCTGGAGTCCCATTTTCGATTGACATATATATGAACAATAACGATTTCACCCGCTTCGGCCACTCTTTCACCCTTGTCCTCTATAGCCCTGATGCCAGTATTTACGGAGTCACTCATCAGGATGTCGCAGGACAAGGCGCATTTCATTCAGTGGAGTACCTCAGCATTTTTCAATTATGGGATATATTTAACCAATTAACCGGATTCAGTTGGGATGGTGTATTGCCGGATTCAATTAATCACAGCGCCCTTGGAAACAGAAGCTGTTCGCCCTGGCCGTCAAATCTGGGCGAGCAGATATATATGAAGTTCCATTTGATTATCAATGAGACGGGCAGATTCTGTATTGATTCGGTGGATCATGCGATCCACGCATATGACTGGCTTTTTGAATCCCCATCGCCGAGTTTCCATGGCCCCTATTGTTGGACAGTGATAGGCGGGGCCGACAGCGACGCCGACGGTGTACCCGATGCTTTAGACAATTGTTCCTCTGTTGCCAATCCCATGCAGGAGGATGCCGATGGTGATGGAATAGGAAATGTCTGTGATAATTGTACCGACACAGACCATGACGGTTATGGCAATCCGGGTTACCCGGCCAATACCTGCCAGGCAGATAATTGCCCGGCCTTAAGCAACCCCGTGCAGGAGGATACCGACGGGGATGGCATTGGGGATGTCTGTGACAATTGCATCGATACCGATCATGATGGTTTTGGTAATCCGGGCTACCCTGCCAATACATGTCAGGTGGATAATTGCCCGATCACCCCTAATCCGGGTCAGGAGGACGGTAACGGAGATAGTATCGGCGATGCCTGCACTTTTGCGTCATACACCGAAGAGGGAGAGGATGTTCAAGTGGATCTGGGCGCCACTGTCAGTCTGACCTTTGACAGCGTTTCGCAGGCCGACTCCACAACCATGACCATAACCGGTGATGGACCGGAACCGCCATCAGCGTTCGAAATAGTCCCGGAAAACGCTCCGATATATTACAACATCACTACTTCCGCTGCTTTTGAGGGAAATGTTCAGGTCTGTATCAACTATGATGCCACGAACATATCTCCCCTGGAAGAATCATCACTGCGACTTCTGCATTATGACACCAGTGTTTGGATTGATATAACTATCTCCCTTGATACGGCCGCCAATATCATTTGCGGGCTGACTTCTTCTCTCTCCCCGTTCTCCATGGCCATTCCATCCTATATCTGCGGAGATGTCAATAAGAACGGTATCGTCAATATTCAGGATATCACATATTTAATAAATTATCTCTACAAGGGAGGGCCGGCTCCAAATCCCAAAGCCTCGGGTAACGTAACCGGTAACAATGTCATCAATATACAGGACATTACCTATCTGATAAATTACCTCTACAAAAGCGGCCCGGCGCCCAAGTGCTCTTGA
- a CDS encoding dockerin type I repeat-containing protein, with translation MDWDVPSDSTVENGSGADISRRMMYCYGAEYGTDAIPNNDCVLANQRYGAFAYYDGYRIPFGYPGDSIRTLRGAFTCLNSDWVLPTGHIVASQLYKKLIGLTIYQPWQSTHPEMEDSLYQNLSMVTVIGQYNLSATDTLTFVNILATEYDDGLLGLQTMIDKARSWIGRRPYIFTWPGIMDCCNKPGDANNNNAVNIGDIAYIINYLYKGGPTPPCLRKADANGDCQIDMLDCIRILKYLYCAGSAPICPTGCL, from the coding sequence ATGGATTGGGATGTTCCTTCGGATTCTACTGTTGAAAATGGTTCGGGTGCCGACATTAGCCGTCGGATGATGTATTGTTATGGAGCGGAATATGGCACTGACGCAATCCCCAACAATGATTGCGTCCTGGCCAACCAGCGTTATGGCGCTTTTGCTTACTATGATGGTTATAGAATCCCATTCGGATATCCGGGCGACAGTATTCGCACCTTACGCGGTGCGTTCACATGCCTCAATTCTGATTGGGTGCTGCCCACCGGCCACATCGTGGCATCGCAACTTTATAAGAAGCTTATCGGTCTAACTATTTATCAACCCTGGCAATCGACTCATCCGGAAATGGAAGACTCCCTCTATCAGAACTTGAGCATGGTTACCGTCATAGGGCAGTACAATCTTTCGGCAACCGACACTCTGACTTTTGTGAATATTCTCGCCACGGAATATGATGACGGCCTGCTCGGCCTTCAGACAATGATTGACAAAGCCCGATCCTGGATTGGCAGGCGTCCCTACATATTTACCTGGCCTGGTATCATGGATTGCTGCAATAAACCGGGAGATGCAAATAATAATAACGCAGTCAATATCGGAGATATAGCATATATCATAAATTACCTATATAAAGGCGGTCCGACACCACCGTGTCTACGCAAGGCTGATGCCAACGGCGATTGCCAGATAGACATGCTCGACTGTATTCGCATCCTAAAATATCTGTATTGCGCAGGGTCAGCCCCGATCTGCCCCACAGGCTGCCTTTAG